One genomic segment of Oncorhynchus kisutch isolate 150728-3 linkage group LG15, Okis_V2, whole genome shotgun sequence includes these proteins:
- the LOC109882416 gene encoding cytoplasmic dynein 2 heavy chain 1-like isoform X1: MADIQRDSMVTSRSSQDGIRNSPITIVDQLQRCLKSLIGFLEEKHSALSWFYLLEILGQATNATVIQSHLKELFTGTNIVDLCSLEGEVIPSEKLSV, translated from the exons ATGGCTGACATccagagagacagcatggtgaCGTCTCGGAGCTCTCAGGACGGCATCAGAAACTCCCCCATCACCATCGTAGACCAGCTCCAGCGCTGCCTGAAATCACTCATTGGGTTTCTAGAG GAGAAGCATTCTGCATTGTCGTGGTTTTACCTGCTGGAGATTCTGGGCCAGGCCACAAACGCCACTGTCATACAGTCACACCTCAAGGAGCTGttcactg GCACCAACATTGTGGACTTGTGTTCTCTAGAGGGAGAGGTGATCCCCTCAGAGAAGCTCTCTGTCTGA
- the LOC109882416 gene encoding cytoplasmic dynein 2 heavy chain 1-like isoform X2 — MADIQRDSMVTSRSSQDGIRNSPITIVDQLQRCLKSLIGFLEEKHSALSWFYLLEILGQATNATVIQSHLKELFTEGEVIPSEKLSV, encoded by the exons ATGGCTGACATccagagagacagcatggtgaCGTCTCGGAGCTCTCAGGACGGCATCAGAAACTCCCCCATCACCATCGTAGACCAGCTCCAGCGCTGCCTGAAATCACTCATTGGGTTTCTAGAG GAGAAGCATTCTGCATTGTCGTGGTTTTACCTGCTGGAGATTCTGGGCCAGGCCACAAACGCCACTGTCATACAGTCACACCTCAAGGAGCTGttcactg AGGGAGAGGTGATCCCCTCAGAGAAGCTCTCTGTCTGA